The following nucleotide sequence is from Lytechinus pictus isolate F3 Inbred chromosome 10, Lp3.0, whole genome shotgun sequence.
TTATAATATAGGCACACGACCCACACTATCTCAGTTagattccttctttttttcctcctcttcgtgttcttctttttttcttcttccgcTTCttatacttcttcttcttctccttcttcgccttcttcctcctcctccgcttctccttcttcttccgcttcttcttcttcttcgtcttctccttcttcgtcttattcctcctcctcctcttctccttcttctttacccatcgttttcattatttcttataAACTTGAAAAGAAATCACAAAGTTTCGTCGCCCCCCATCAACTGTGACATCGCACTGGAAATATATCAGACTGTTCaacccacccccctcccccccaaaaagaaagattattcaTTCCGATCTATTATTCATCCCGAAACAATTAAATTGTCTTGTTTCAGACCAGTAGCCAATCAGTTGAAGCGTGGGATGCAAGTCGTACCCGAGTCTTTTGACTGTGTGACTATCTTCTTTAGTGATATCGTTGGCTTCACAAAACTATCATCGATGAGTACGCCTTTTCAGGTAACATCCAAATGTCGAATACACAATATATATACCAGTGTCCAGTATAATGTATGGCAAATAAACTTGATTTATAGGCTTATTGATAATTATTTGAAAGAGTAATATCTAATGACATTTTGCAATGTTTTGTCCAAACCCCGAAACAAATGTTGGTGTATGTTGGGTATTAAAAATGTTGCCCCCAATGTATGAttctgaagaaaatatcaacaGACACTGATCTCTACACAATTTGCGATAtcaatttttacaacaaacctATCCTTTTCAGTGTTAATACAATATAAATTTCATTAACATAATCGATATATTGAGGCAATAACAGCATCACTGCGCTGTTCACAACGCGTTTTATTATGCCTACATGGTTTTATGTCATGTCTGTCTTATACATTCATTATAGTATAGTAACAGATCCAACTGATAAGGTGAAGCAGTTTTCGGAATCATtgataaagagagaaatagtTAAGAAGTGAAGTTATTCATAATATTCATTGCCAAATAAACCCACAACTAACGACTTAACATCATTTAAGTTGAGATATAAGAATCTTCATGTTTCTTTCTATCCCTCCCAAATACCCTAACCATTTCCCAAATTAACAGGTGGTTGATCTCCTCAATGACCTCTACACTCTCttcgatgacatcatcagttacTACAATGTTTACAAAGTCGAAACCATTGGCGATGCCTACATGCTGGTATCTGGACTACCTATACGAAACGGTAATCGACATGCGGCAGAGATAGGATCAACGGCACTCCATCTCATCGATGAGGTCCAGAAATTCAAAATCCGACATCGCCCGGATGACACGCTAAAACTGAGAGTTGGCATTCATTCTGGTAAGTTGATTTTTAGCTACTCGCTACTCGTTATCGGATTTTACTCTCTTTCTAAATAATAAGTTCACAAAGATTAAATGAAAACGTCAGCGAAATGGTGCTACTATTAGTAAAGAcctttttgaaaatgttaagGTTTTTTAATAGGAAAATCCCATTTATGAATAAATGCAGCGTGCTATATTACTAGAATAAATCATTACTTGCACACAGCTGGCTGCTCATCTAGTCATTTTAAATTCTTTCTAAATTTCCTAAATTCTATAAATTCTTACTGTACATACAAAGAGCACTCACTCTGTGCCGATATCAACATACAGATATATAGATTTGAGCTATATATTGTCATAACGACATTTATTTAAGTTTCTGTCCTACAGCCCTACAGAGATACAAACTATAAAGTGTCTGACGGAAGGGAAACCATCGAGACAATTTAGCACTTTGATCATGTTATTAAAGCTGAACATTTCGATACAATGCActgttttgaaaatttgtttccgAGCCGAGGGAGATGTTGCGCGCCATGCATCCAATAACTGTGATGAATGCGATGATAAAATCTTATTAGATGTGATATTACCAAAGCATTTGATAATGTTTTAGCAATACGTTACTCTTTCCTGGCCTACTTTCAATTTTCCTCATTGGTAAAGTGATGTTATGAGACGTGGATCCAAtgaaattaatcagaagcttcCAATGCAACATGATAAGGCATGGTCTAATATCGGATGAGTATTTGAATAGCATTCCTCTTCTGATATCTAACTTCCCCTTCTACAGACAATTTCATTAACTGTAGTGAGAAAACCGTTGTTATTTGTAATAAAGACGAAGCATTGCTTCCCATgttgtattttaataaaaacaccCCGTTTTCTTGTTAATACGAATTACAGGAATATGGTTGAGCAACTTCCAGTTGTTTACAAATGAGGCCGAATGTATTTAATTCTTATTGGTAGCCTGGTCATTTGATTACAAGCCATTGCATTTATGTTTAGAATATTCATTTCTCTAATCTTGTTGATTCTGTCAAAACAGGATTCTTTGACTGGTCAACATATTTTAGGTTTCACGTTGGTTTTGTTCTTATTCCCTCAATCACGGTTAACACAGGACCGGTAGTGACTGGTGTGGTCGGGTTAACGATGCCTCGATACTGTTTGTTTGGTGATACTGTCAATACATCATCAAGAATGGAATCAAATGGAGAAGGTGcgttgaaataattttattaatattgaaCCCAAGCGGGAGTAAAAACAAGTTAACAACACAATttttttgacaatatttttaacaaatccATTTTCATGATTGTTTTTCTTCGATATATTGGATTGTTAGCCGTTGCAGTATTGAATCATAGATCTCAGATACTTATAATGGAAGTAAGGTATCAATTTTCTTACGTGTGCAAGGGGCCTTAATATTAATGTTAAAGAAATTATTGATGGGTATTATCATGCCTCAACTTGTAAATCAATTTGAATTCCTAGTTGTAATGTACTGAcgatataaaaataatgtttgtaaTAATCTGGAGAATTTAGTTTCTTGCAATTGTCGTTGTAGGTAAATATGCCATTGACACATTAAACGATTAATTCCCTACAGCCTTGAAAATCCACTGCAGCGTCGAGTGCAAAGCTATCTTAGATGAGGTTGGAGGCTTTGTCTTGCCCGAAAGAGGAATGGTTGCCATGAAAGGAAAGGGTGAACTTCTTACATACTGGCTCGTCGATCAGGATCCATCATACAAACGACATAAGCCACGCACGGAAGATGTAGAGGAAGATGATGTCGAGGATACGGACAGCCTGAGTGAAAAGCATAAGATGAAGAAAAGTCCAGGGAAAAGCTACTTGCGGACGCCTCTAGGGTCAACCTATATGGCGCCCTCTACGTCGACCGCAAATACGGGCATGAAGTCTTCACGCAGTGTACAGGATATCAGCAGCTCAAACGTGAGGGAGGATGCTCAGTTGCGACGGGACTCTGATGTTGTTACGCGGAGACGCAACAGTGATATTTCAAGGACAGAACTACCTAGAAACGGCAAGAATGGATATACTCTACTGCCCATGGATTGCGATGATTCACTACCGTGCTCTAAAAGCGAAGAGGTAGAGATTAGGACAACAGATTTCGGGAATGGCAGTGGGGATTGTTCTAGTCAGGCGCGCAGTGTATCTGCTTGTTCATTAAATAGATGTGAAGCGCTTAGTGAAGAAGCAACCATGAATGGCGCTGTTGCGCAACGCTCAAGGAACAATTCCCAAGGAAGCAAGACCAAGACCAAAAAAAATAGCACAACGGATTCCGGCATCGGGAGCAATGGGAATAGTTCGCGAGATTGCAACTTTCACAGTGAAATTTTCCTTTGAGATTCAGCGATGTTCTTTCTATCGCCTGTCATGGTGCCTACGATATAACCCTGATGATGACTGGGAATGAATTGACCAATGAACCTTAACAAGTAAACGGGGGCACAGACTTCATTAAAGACTGCGGAAAGGACAAAGACAATCGCAGATAATGTTAAAACCCGTTTACTTTCATGAATAGAAATGACTATTAACGCATTCATTTTCCCTGGAGAAATGTTTGAACTTGGCTATCAGAGTCACCCTTTTGTTATACAGTACTATGGAAACAAGTGGTGTCTAaagaataattttgtttgaCCATCCATGTTGTGGTGGTTCTGCCATACAGCGATATGGACGCGTGTCATAAATTGTTTTCCCAATATTTAGTACTCCATATTTTTCCGTTGCTGATTTAGtgattccttttattttttactatttgaaatgcatattttcgTGTAAATGTTTGTCCAATCAGCTGAAACTTCCGTTGAAGTAAAAGATGTATAAGATTGAACATTAAAGTGAGTCATTATATCAAATTATGAATTGATTATGTATAGACAAAATTTGTAATTCCTTGAAAGGTACATACGTCACATTCACGAATTCAAGTAATAGGGTGAATAatgaaatgacaattttttaatcggatatatatatatatataaacattatTGATTTGGTTAGTATGGGGTTCAAAACTAGTAGGTGAATTTATATAGAAGTCTTTACTTTTTTCaccaaaatacaatatttctaaATTGTATTAACTTAAGTAATTACCAGGCTTACCTGGTTTTAGGATGGTGGAAGTCATGGCTAAACGAATGTAATTGCAATTTAAATTCGCCACATTCCACCcagaaaaaaagtgaaggaaaaaaaaatgaaggaaaaaagtgaaaacaaaaaaagtcgATGGGTAGAGGAGATGTTTTCCcctttattattatgatgttGTAATTATCCCAAGCATGTGTGTGGCGCCATGCATCTCTTGACATTAAAAACAATAGACGTCTGTAATCAATAGCGATAAGTTGCACGGGTCTACCGAATCTTTCCCCTCCTACCATTTATCATGGTAGGCTAAATACTTCTCAAAAAGCCTAATTGGTCATCAAAATCCTTTACATCATAATTCATAAGAAAGAATAATTACAATCACGTGTCTGGCGTGTCATATATGTTTATTGGCCGTTGGATGATAATCACgtttttatcaaatattctTTCCATATTAACTGAACACACTTTACTTAAACAATATCCCATATAGAATACTGGTAAGGCTACTGACCTGTGATTTTTCGtaactacatgtagttgaacCTTGCTCCCTCCCCACCCCATCTCTCCCCTGCACGAAATTCAAGATTGCTACACAACCGCCATTTTGTTCCTTCAAGTCTTGGGAATCGTTGGGACAGCGTTAGTGAAAATCGGAAGAGAGAGCACTAGATCCTGGCTCCAATCGCAGGTTGgctgaaaaaagggggaattgTCAACGATTTAAGTGCAAacgaattgaaaatattttgtttgaatcAATTGTCCTAAAATCACTCGTAATTATCTGATAGAATACCCCCGAACAAAAAGaatgagaaaataagaaaattgcaAATCCCCTTCCGCCAAAGCTTATCtaaaatgtcacatttgattaggatggcatgtacatgtaatttttagTGTGTCTTACAATGCTTGAAATCACTGGCTTGTTTGTAACTTTTAAATGCATTTTACACATTTCCAAAACAATCGAAAATACAAGCCGAACTACTCTTTCAAGCCATAGAATAGTTTGAGAGTCTTGCCAGATGTATgtttgtatttcaattttttgtttattatcatgattatgttaaGTGAGGTATTGTAATGTGATACGTTTGTAtgcttttttctcattttttgagACCATACCACAATTTTTCGAGTATTACAATTACGATCAATCGATAATGACTGGGACTGATTAATATCATAGGAAATTATTTGCTAATCATTTTGGCCTCTATTCGAACTTGGGTTCAACTTAACACTTGGTCGAAAGCTGCACGGTTTGATTATGACCATCCGAACATGACACATATCCCCAAAGGGTGGAAGGTTCAATAAAACAATATCAGTATAATCGGCatttaaattgataaatgaCGCTACTTTACCAATAGATCACGGGGAAAACGATTACAGTAGACATTTGCAGTATGAcagttttgatattttcatcttCCTTTCATTCTTAGCACAGGGTTAggcattttttacagattcttTGAGGCTGGACATCAGAATACTGGTTCTAAGCATGCGAAGGTCTACCTTCTTTGTCATTATTCTTTGATTTCATTAATTTCCTATATTTAACGTTACACGGTCGGGTGCGGGAATACAATTCCTTTGGCAAACCACCGGGCAGGCAATAATGTTGTTGCTTAATATGTGCTTAAAGCTTCTCGCAATCCCAGCCTGTAATTTTTTTGCGAGGAGACCAAATTCATACTTTTTTGTAGCGTTGATGAAACTTTGGAACATTGTATTATAGAGCagaaatcatgaaaatggtaTAGATAAAGAACGTTTTACGTGTAATATATTCATCGTTGTATAGCTTTACATTGAATACATAACAACAAATTATATTATCTCCTTGGTTGTGATTTATATCGTATAGTTTTCAAGGGGACCCACAGAAGTCTTCAAAAGtatattaatcatttttgttattatgtatataattcaaataaatggatatAATTCATGATGCATTGCAAGTATCTACTTTCATCTCTTAGTGTATAATGACGCcgtttttcttcctttcaatCTGTTCTAATCCGATATTGGTTATTAAAGGCAAGAGGTTCATTCATCACTACTTGTTGTTTCACCTTTCgccttttttatattgaaaaaaaaaatcaatatcacaCACATCTTAAAAttctacaaaaataataaacatcttCAAAAAGGGGAAAGTGACCATTTTATACtgattctttaaaaataagaatttgAACGCGgattagatatacatgtattttaaatatatatgtaagaTTTTAGATTGCttggaaacaaaattatgataatgtaattcatttattttgtgacAATAGATTCACACTTTGACATGAGGTAGAATTtagatttcatcaaaacttgCAACGCACTTTAACAAAAGACAATTTCATAAAGAACGTGATTCGGGTTTGAGGTCGTTCCATTAGTTCTGCTTTGAGAGACGCGCAACCTCGGTCATTAACAACCAATTTACTCCCTAACAAGGATTGATTTTGAGatggaaaaatattgaagggTTCGTTTAATGACGTAAGTGTGATTTCGGTCCAGAAGGGTAGTATATGAAGGAGGCCGAGTGCGCCAAGCACAACCCCTCGTTCGCTACTGACTAAATTCAATTTCAGTTGAGTTTATTCCAGGGCGTTTATTGAGTTAAAGTCGTCGTGGGCTCTATGTAAATGTGTCTCTATTTTCTAAATGAAACTCCGAGTATATATTATCTCCCTACTTCATTCAAATCGCGCGGGAAATGAAAATGTCTCTATGTCTTATTTAACACGTATGAGATGgttgataataatatataatagcCTACATGCCCGTTGTATTTATAGTTGCTACCTCTCATGCGCGAATATAAAGCGGCTGTCTTAATCCCATCTAGATTCTttttaagggggagggggtcaccCATACagaaacaaccccccccccaaaaaaaaaaaaaatgtcaataaatgaaaaaaataattaaataaaaaaaacacacacaacaGATAAAATCGTACGTTAACAGTCACACTTCGTTTTGTTTTTACttatagaaaaatataataatattgtaCATGCTTCGATTTATATTATCTGTAAAAGTTtattgttctgttgaaaatgaaataaattgaaatagaaCATGGACTTGTTAATTAGTTTTGATCGGTCCGAAGTTTAGTTCATTTTACTTCATGTATATGACATTATGCCACATACTCACCGGGGAAAGCGGCTCCAGACCGACTCGGGGTTTGCgtgtaaaggccaccgcacacctcacgactgttcgcgatccgattttggaacaaattgtaatttgctcattttctgaaaatgtgaatggaacatattattttatttgaggttaaaatcaattgaaagaatactaatataaccattttgaaagattgcaagcctttattttggattaaaagccaaattagtttcaaatcgtagccaatcgtacgactgctatgacgccattacgactagatattaaattcgcttttattctaagaaggatgatagcatagtcaacgagttgaacataggtattcgtacgatgatttagaacattacacagtaaagcccctttcacaattgacgtacgacctgtttacgaccgcctgcaacagatttttcttgttgttgcacgatcgatctcttggtgtcttgcgagcactcgcagtggttgtagacgaacgcacgaatttgaggtggtcggaggtggtcgtgactggtcgcatctgaatctgaacatgttcaaaatccaaacgcgatcaaatacgattggtttactcgcatcaggtcgtaccatcggtcgggcgatcatcgtgtgagtgttgttcaacgttgtacgacttggtgcgagaggtgacacaactacgtatagtcgcatttagtcgactggaggtcgtacaacacttgcacatgcgctagatacctacagagaccagtcttgcgactggttgcgataatataagactgttgcaagaccgatcgaaattacggcttacaacattccactaccgttgcattcgcatgtatgcgaccgtacagcccctttcacaattgacatccgaccagtttacgaccgcctgcaacagtttttttctgctgttgcacgatcgatctcttggtgacttgcgagcactcgcagtcgttgtagacggtcgcacgaactcgaggtggtcgtgactggtcacatctgaactttgaacatgttcaaaatccgaacgcgatcaaatacgaccgattcactcgcatcagctcgtatccggggtcgtaccatcggtcgggcgatcatcgtgggagtgttgttcaacgttgcacgacttggtgcgagaggtggcacaactaagtagtcgcatttactcgactggaggtcgtacaacacttgcacatgtgctagcgacctacatgtacagagacctgtcttgcgactgggtgcgataatatgatgtgccataagactgttgcaagaccgatcgcaacggcttacaacattgcactaccgttgtgtgcgaccgttcccctcgcaatccctcgtgcaacactcgcatgtgatcgcacgagcacaataggatcataatcgacttactcgtgcaacgggttttactggttgtttttgttgtacgacagctgttgcaactgtgaaagcctatgtgcgatattatgagatgactggcgattgatgcctgttgcagcctgtcgcacgaccaaaaggtcgcaagtggtcgtacgtcaattgtgaaaggggcttaagatattccaagtctcaatattagcatcaaattctactacattttattctgatatCGGGTCATAGAccaatcgcaaggtgtgcggtcgcctaaagcccctttcacaattgacgtacgaccatttgcgaccttttggtcgtgcgacaggctgcaacaggcatcaatcgctagtcatctcataagatcgcacagaggctttcacagttgcaacagctgtcgtacaacaaaaacaaccagtaaaccccgttgcacgagtaagtcgcatatgctcttattgtgctcgtgcgatcacatgcgagtgttgcacgagggattgcgagtggaacggtcgcatacatgcgaatgaaatggtagtgcaatgttgtaagccgttgcgatcggtcttgcaacagtcttatggcccatattattatcgcaaccagtcgcaagacaggtctctgtacatgtaggtcgcttgcacatgtgcaagtgttgcacgacctccagtcaagtaaatgcgactacttagttgtgccacctctcgcaccaagtcgtacaacgttgaacaacactcgcacgatgatcgcccgaccgatggtacgaccccgggtacggcctgatgcgagtgaatcgatcgtatttgatcgcgttcggattttgaacatgttcaaagttcagatgtgaccagccacgaccacctcgagttcgtgcgaccgtctacaacgactgcgagtgctcgcaagacaccaagagatcgatcgtgcaacaacaagaaaaaactgttgcaggcggtcgtaaactggttggacgtcaattgtgaaaggggctgaacggtcgcatacatgcgaatgcaacggtagtggaatgtagtaagccgtaatttcgatcggtcttgcaacagtctcatattatcgcacccagtcgcaagactggtctctgtaggtctccagcacatgtgcaagtgttgtacgacctccagtcgactaaatgcgactatacttagttgtgccacctctcgcaccaagtcgtacaacgttgaacaacactcacacgatgatcgcccgaccgatggtacgacctgttgcgagtgaatcaatcgtatttgatcgcgtttggattttgaacatgttcaaagttcagatgcgaccagtcacgatcacctccgaccacctcgagtttgtgcgatcgtctacaacgactgcgagtgctcgcaagacaccaagggatcgatcgtgcaacaacaagaaaaaactgttgcaggtggtcgtaaacaggtcgtacgtcaattgtgaaaggggctttaaggCAATCACACAcattacgattggtctgcgacccgaatTTGGAAtgaaatgtagtagaatttgatgctgatattgagacatggaacatCTTTAGTGTAATGTTGCACATCTTCGTACGAAAACCCATTTTCGAATCTGTGACTCTGCTAACATccttattaaaatgaaatattcaatatctagtcgtaatgacgtcataacaatcGTGCGATtgactacgatttgaaacttaATAAAGGCTCGCAGTTTGTTATAttttaccttggtcacatttgctctacggcggccgtacggcgagtcgaaaacagtcgttttattcatttttattcaaaccaccgatatgtagctggtacaaaaaaaaaatgttaaaacggctgttttcgactcgccgtacggccgccgtaaaACAAAtttgaccaaggtattagtattctttcagcatgttcagttaatttgaacatcaaattaaaaaaacccTTTTAATTCACATTTCAGAACATGAGGGACATGTGACGGATCAttgaccagtcgtaaggtgtgcgatgGCCTTCAGATAtctatcggtcggtttggagtccaTTCCATTGGCATGACTGTAGCattagagagagagggagaaagaaaataacTCAAGCAAGATGCGATTGGATTATGAGAATTAAAAGACTTACGAAATACTAGATTAACGTTTAATGATCAAGTGCGAATGTTTTAAAACATTCTTTTGTCGAGATTTCGAAGTTTTGTTATTAAGTGACACTTAATTATTGTTAACCGGGTTCTTACATTAATCTACAAGAAAACGTTCGAATGGAGCAGACCTTGCTTCATAAAGGTAAATATGAACACTTAgctaataaaaaacaaatagtgTGAGCAGaaagctttctttttttatagtttATGTAATGTAGGCTAAAATTCAAATTATACATTAAACATGATGCAAATAATTTTGCAATTAATGTGACAAAAAAGGCAAATAACTTTGCACTTAACATCTCAATAATATTGCCTCAAGTTTATTTCCACTCATAAAAAAGAATGCAGCAAAAATAGTACAATTTGGTGATATTGTATCCAATAACTAACCTCGAcacaaaagagaaaatattacATACTTCAAATAAAGTTACAACCTCAATTACATGAAACGCACCTAGAttaataaccccccccccaaaaaaaaaaataattaaagagaGTGGATGAGCTTGCAAAATAAGCTGAAGTTACCTTGAATTGAAGGTCAACCACCAAATAAGAGGGATGGGTGGGGTGGGGTTATCTCTATTCAAACAATCGCATGGATATAGAGGGCGTAGTAATTATAATCAATGTGTTGAATCAGCTGAACACACCCCCTCTGAAGCATCGGGTGTGAAGAGCcgtatatacatgatataaagGACTAGTTGCTCGGTTGGTGTATTCTTGCCAGGAGGAAGATCAGGGATCAGTTAGCTTGATTGCAAGTCGATGCTAATCGTATAATCTCTCCTCGCTTTGATTGACCTAATCGCAAATGCAAGATTTATTCTGGCAATTAAACCCCCCATCCCTGGCATTCAATCCTATTTGCTTCTAACTTCTATTGCATGATGTATAAGTAGGTCACcgggtaaaaaaaaagaaagaagaaacctGATCTACCCCTACACTTACCCCGACCTATTTTAATAACAACTCGATTAAAACTATCTTGATGTAGCCAGGAGCGTAAGCTTTACTCGAGGTTGAAAAATGTACCTTTCATTAATCTTTTAAGAGCGCTATGTTAGGGCAGCTTCCACATCTAATCCATGTGTCTTTCCGAAATGagttttttcaaaaatgatagACCGATTTTATAACATATGGCGCTAACGAATACAAAGTGGACTGTCGTGGAAattaaatttatcatttttcataaCCATTGTTTTTCCCCTCCAGATACTTTTATACAATTataacatttctttttcaatctcataattatcatttattgCCACTTTGAACTATGGTAATCATTATTCAAATAACATTATTGAGGGCACTGATAAGAATTACAACAAAGAAGCGCCTTTGAAATAGTTATTGAACTCCCGAGGCAAAGCAAAATGGCGCTTGGACTGTTAGAGGTAGCAAGCATGCCTAGTGTGTGCAATTATCATACTATTCAAGGAAAGTGATGCGCATTATGTctaatgagataaaaaaaaatcttttaaaccAGTACTGGTcttctttatttgaataaaaaatatacacacgtatacatg
It contains:
- the LOC129270283 gene encoding speract receptor-like — encoded protein: MYADPLSGRGQVFTRVGRYNHTLVAIKPVHKKHIEMSRILRKELKEMRDLCHPNLCQFIGACPDPPNICILTEYCTRGSLQDILENDDIKLDEMFIASLVSDIVKGMQHLHNTEIRTHGNLKSSNCVVDSRWVLKITDFGLIHFKVGNQPPDMGEYAHYQGFLWKAPEIWEPQGTQKGDVYSFGIILYEIAHRQGPFGNIDMSPKEIYEKVKSKEELIPFRPNVMEIENCPECLLTTMQECWADDPETRPDFKMIANKLKPLHKGMKPDILDNMVMIMEKYANNLEEIVEDRTQQLVEEKKKTENLLHRMLPKPVANQLKRGMQVVPESFDCVTIFFSDIVGFTKLSSMSTPFQVVDLLNDLYTLFDDIISYYNVYKVETIGDAYMLVSGLPIRNGNRHAAEIGSTALHLIDEVQKFKIRHRPDDTLKLRVGIHSGPVVTGVVGLTMPRYCLFGDTVNTSSRMESNGEALKIHCSVECKAILDEVGGFVLPERGMVAMKGKGELLTYWLVDQDPSYKRHKPRTEDVEEDDVEDTDSLSEKHKMKKSPGKSYLRTPLGSTYMAPSTSTANTGMKSSRSVQDISSSNVREDAQLRRDSDVVTRRRNSDISRTELPRNGKNGYTLLPMDCDDSLPCSKSEEVEIRTTDFGNGSGDCSSQARSVSACSLNRCEALSEEATMNGAVAQRSRNNSQGSKTKTKKNSTTDSGIGSNGNSSRDCNFHSEIFL